Proteins encoded by one window of Papio anubis isolate 15944 chromosome 7, Panubis1.0, whole genome shotgun sequence:
- the SDR39U1 gene encoding epimerase family protein SDR39U1, producing the protein MRVLVGGGTGFIGTALSQLLNARGHEVTLISRQPGPGRITWDELAASGLPSCDAAVNLAGENILNPLRRWNETFQKEVLRSRLETTQLLAKAITKAPQLPKAWVLVTGVAYYQPSLTAEYDEDSPGGDFDFFSNLVTKWEAAARLPGDSTRQVVVRSGVVLGRGGGAISHMLLPFRLGLGGPIGSGHQFFPWIHIGDLAGILTHALEANHVHGVLNGVAPSSATNAEFAQALGAALGHQAFIPVPSTIVQAVFGRERAIMLLEGQKVIPRRTLATGYQYSFPELGAALKEIVA; encoded by the exons GTGGCGGGACTGGCTTCATTGGGACAGCCCTAAGCCAGCTGCTGAATGCCAGAGGCCACGAAGTGACCTTGATCTCCCGACAGCCCGGGCCCGGCCGGATCACGTGG GATGAGCTGGCTGCATCTGGGCTGCCGAGCTGCGATGCCGCCGTCAACCTGGCCGGAGAGAACATCCTCAACCCTCTCCGAAG ATGGAATGAAACCTTCCAAAAAGAGGTTCTCCGCAGCCGCCTAGAGACCACCCAATTGCTGGCTAAAGCCATCACCAAAGCCCCACAACTCCCCAAGGCCTGGGTCTTAGTCACAGGTGTAG CTTACTACCAGCCCAGTCTGACTGCGGAGTATGATGAAGACAGCCCAGGAGGGGACTTTGACTTTTTCTCCAACCTCGTAACCAAATGGGAAGCTGCAGCCAGGCTTCCTGGAGATTCTACACGCCAGGTGGTGGTGCGCTCGG GGGTTGTACTGGGCCGTGGGGGTGGTGCCATCAGCCACATGCTGCTGCCCTTTCGGCTGGGCCTGGGGGGCCCCATCGGCTCAGGCCACCAATTCTTCCCCTGGATACACATCGGGGACCTGGCAGGAATCCTGACCCATGCTCTTGAAGCAAACCACGTGCACGGGGTCCTGAATGGAGTGGCTCCATCCTCCGCCACTAATGCTGAGTTTGCCCAGGCCTTGGGTGCTGCCCTGGGCCACCAAGCCTTCATCCCTGTCCCCAGCACTATAGTGCAAGCTGTCTTTGGGCGAGAGCGTGCCATCATGCTGCTGGAGGGCCAGAAGGTGATCCCACGGCGAACACTGGCTACTGGCTACCAGTACTCCTTCCCAGAGCTAGGGGCTGCCTTAAAGGAAATTGTAGCCTAA